From a region of the Malania oleifera isolate guangnan ecotype guangnan chromosome 12, ASM2987363v1, whole genome shotgun sequence genome:
- the LOC131145086 gene encoding myb family transcription factor PHL8-like isoform X2, which yields MHNQDMSSLVLSTDAKPRLRWTPELHHRFVEAVEQLGGPDKATPKTLMRAMGVPGLTLYHLKSHLQKFRLGKSQHSESCSSNKQEEYKEKQRREGHFNGEVSDGTHNQIKESLQIAKALQVQMEVQRKLHEQIEVQRHLQLRIEAQGKYLESVLKKAQETLAGYNSASVGVEFARAELSQLVSMVNSGCHTSSISELTEALDYSLKDIEKDPVKGTGYSMESSITSSESSGRREEKQLTLENGDTQECIRTSIALPLVDIHLGHDQPWKRGSCNQANGRKRSGSTVSDGVCVEQAPSKRSPIHRDRIENPSRKLDRSETLDLNNQYQNEMDSGAEAIDLNCKGEQFSKHL from the exons ATGCACAACCAAGATATGAGCAGCTTGGTTTTGTCCACTGATGCCAAGCCCAGACTGAGATGGACTCCGGAACTCCATCACCGGTTCGTCGAGGCTGTCGAGCAGCTTGGAGGGCCAGACA AGGCTACACCGAAGACCCTGATGAGGGCGATGGGTGTCCCTGGACTCACCTTGTACCATCTAAAGAGCCATTTACAG AAATTTAGGCTTGGGAAAAGCCAACATTCAGAATCCTGCAGTAGCAATAAACAAGAAG AGTACAAGGAGAAGCAGAGGAGAGAAGGTCATTTCAATGGTGAAGTCAGTGATGGAACCCACAATCAAATCAAAGA AAGCTTGCAGATAGCTAAGGCCCTCCAAGTGCAAATGGAAGTGCAGAGGAAACTTCATGAACAAATTGAG GTGCAGAGACATTTGCAGCTGcgaattgaagctcaagggaaGTACTTAGAGTCAGTACTAAAGAAAGCTCAAGAAACACTTGCTGGATATAATTCTGCTTCTGTTGGAGTGGAATTTGCAAGAGCTGAACTCTCCCAGTTGGTCTCAATGGTCAACTCCGGATGTCATACTTCTTCAATCTCAGAACTAACAGAAGCATTAGATTACAGCTTAAAGGATATCGAAAAGGATCCAGTAAAAGGCACTGGCTACTCCATGGAAAGCTCCATAACATCATCCGAAAGCTCCGGGAGGAGGGAGGAGAAGCAACTGACGCTTGAAAATGGAGACACGCAAGAGTGTATAAGAACTTCCATTGCACTTCCACTAGTGGATATCCATTTGGGACATGACCAACCATGGAAGAGGGGTTCGTGCAATCAGGCTAACGGCCGGAAGCGAAGCGGGAGCACGGTCTCGGATGGTGTCTGTGTGGAGCAAGCACCTAGTAAAAGATCTCCAATTCACAGAGACAGAATCGAAAACCCATCGAGAAAGTTGGATCGATCGGAGACGCTCGATCTGAACAATCAATACCAGAATGAAATGGATTCAGGTGCAGAAGCAATAGACTTGAATTGCAAGGGCGAGCAATTCAGTAAGCATCTTTAG
- the LOC131145086 gene encoding myb family transcription factor PHL8-like isoform X1, with protein MHNQDMSSLVLSTDAKPRLRWTPELHHRFVEAVEQLGGPDKATPKTLMRAMGVPGLTLYHLKSHLQKFRLGKSQHSESCSSNKQEDLFDSEYKEKQRREGHFNGEVSDGTHNQIKESLQIAKALQVQMEVQRKLHEQIEVQRHLQLRIEAQGKYLESVLKKAQETLAGYNSASVGVEFARAELSQLVSMVNSGCHTSSISELTEALDYSLKDIEKDPVKGTGYSMESSITSSESSGRREEKQLTLENGDTQECIRTSIALPLVDIHLGHDQPWKRGSCNQANGRKRSGSTVSDGVCVEQAPSKRSPIHRDRIENPSRKLDRSETLDLNNQYQNEMDSGAEAIDLNCKGEQFSKHL; from the exons ATGCACAACCAAGATATGAGCAGCTTGGTTTTGTCCACTGATGCCAAGCCCAGACTGAGATGGACTCCGGAACTCCATCACCGGTTCGTCGAGGCTGTCGAGCAGCTTGGAGGGCCAGACA AGGCTACACCGAAGACCCTGATGAGGGCGATGGGTGTCCCTGGACTCACCTTGTACCATCTAAAGAGCCATTTACAG AAATTTAGGCTTGGGAAAAGCCAACATTCAGAATCCTGCAGTAGCAATAAACAAGAAG ATTTATTTGATTCAGAGTACAAGGAGAAGCAGAGGAGAGAAGGTCATTTCAATGGTGAAGTCAGTGATGGAACCCACAATCAAATCAAAGA AAGCTTGCAGATAGCTAAGGCCCTCCAAGTGCAAATGGAAGTGCAGAGGAAACTTCATGAACAAATTGAG GTGCAGAGACATTTGCAGCTGcgaattgaagctcaagggaaGTACTTAGAGTCAGTACTAAAGAAAGCTCAAGAAACACTTGCTGGATATAATTCTGCTTCTGTTGGAGTGGAATTTGCAAGAGCTGAACTCTCCCAGTTGGTCTCAATGGTCAACTCCGGATGTCATACTTCTTCAATCTCAGAACTAACAGAAGCATTAGATTACAGCTTAAAGGATATCGAAAAGGATCCAGTAAAAGGCACTGGCTACTCCATGGAAAGCTCCATAACATCATCCGAAAGCTCCGGGAGGAGGGAGGAGAAGCAACTGACGCTTGAAAATGGAGACACGCAAGAGTGTATAAGAACTTCCATTGCACTTCCACTAGTGGATATCCATTTGGGACATGACCAACCATGGAAGAGGGGTTCGTGCAATCAGGCTAACGGCCGGAAGCGAAGCGGGAGCACGGTCTCGGATGGTGTCTGTGTGGAGCAAGCACCTAGTAAAAGATCTCCAATTCACAGAGACAGAATCGAAAACCCATCGAGAAAGTTGGATCGATCGGAGACGCTCGATCTGAACAATCAATACCAGAATGAAATGGATTCAGGTGCAGAAGCAATAGACTTGAATTGCAAGGGCGAGCAATTCAGTAAGCATCTTTAG